The genomic segment CACGGAACTCGCGATGAGCGTGTTCGGCCGTTCTTACGGCAAGAACATTTCCGGCACGGTGAAGATCAAAGGCAAGGAAGTGGACGTATCCACGGTGCCGAAAGCCATCCGCCACGGCCTCGCCTACGTGACGGAAGATCGAAAAGGCGCGGGCCTGCTGCTCGACGACACCATCAAGCGCAACATCTCGCTCGCCAATCTCGACTCGGTATCGCGTTTCTCTGTGGTGGACGAATACGCGGAAAGCGTTATTGCGCTGGATTACCGCGCGAAGCTGCGGATTCGCTGTCACGACATAAGCCAGAAAGTGGGCAATCTGTCGGGCGGCAATCAGCAGAAGGTGGTGCTGAGCAAATGGCTGCACTCGGCACCCGAAGTACTCATTCTCGACGAACCCACGCGCGGTATCGATGTGGGTGCAAAGTACGAGATCTACACCATCATCAACCAGGCAGCGAGTGACGGGAGATGCGTCGTCATGATCTCTTCCGAAATGTCGGAACTGCTGGGCATGTGCGATCGCATCTATGTAATGAACGAAGGACGCATTGTCGACGAAATCTCCGGCGCGAACGCCAGCCAGGAAGACATCATGCGTGCCATCATGAGAAATGGAGCTCACTGAAATGCGCGAGTCTGTTCAGACGCCGGTCGCGTCCACGTCGTCCGACGTGCAAGCCTCTCACGCCGACATCCGCCGCTCGGTCAAGCGCGGCCTGCGCGAATACGGCCTGGTTGTGTCGCTCGTGATCATCATGGGCTTCTTTCAGTTGTCGACCAACGGCACCTTGATGCAACCGCTGAATCTGACGAATCTGATTCTTCAGAACAGCTATATCGTCATCATGGCGCTCGGCATGCTCATGGTGATCGTGGCCGGTCAGATCTATCTCTCTGTCGGATCGATTTCCGGATTCATCGGTGCGCTAGCCGCGTTGCTGATGGTGCAAGGGAACGTGAACCCGGTGCTCGGCACACTGGCTTGCGTGGTGGCAGGTGCGGTGATCGGCGCCGCGCAGGGGTATTTCGTCGCGTTCTGGCGCATGCCGTCATTTATCGTGACGCTCGCCGGCATGCTCGTCTTTCGTGGATTAACCATCACCCTGCTGCAAGGCCAGTCTATCGGACCTTTTCCCGATGTATTCGCGATTGTCAGTTCCGGCTTCATTCCAGATTTCTTCCACGGGCAGGAGATTCGCATTACGTCGCTGTTGCTCGGTCTTCTGGTCGGTCTCGCTTTTTTCTATATCGAGTTCCGTCAGCGAAACCAATCCGCGAAGCACGGCGTGGGCAATCGCTCTTTCAGCATGTTCATTGTCAGAAACGTGGTGCTCACGGCGTTCATTGTCGGATTCAGCTATATGCTTGCATCGTATCGCGGCATGCCGACCGTGCTCATCATCATGGCAGCACTCATTAGCGCCTATACGTTTCTGATGAATCGCACCACGATAGGACGGCGCATTTACGCGGTGGGCGGCAATGTAAAAGCCGCGAAGCTCTCGGGCGTCAACACCGAACGCGTCACGTTCTATGCATTCGTCAATATGGGTGTCCTCGCGGCGCTCGCAGGGCTTATTTTCGCGGCCCGGTTGAATAGCGCCACGCCGAAAGCCGGCGCTGGCTTCGAACTGGACGTGATCGCCGCATGTTTCATCGGTGGCGCGTCGGCATCAGGCGGTGTCGGTAAGGTGATGGGTGCCGTAATCGGCGCATTCATCATGGGTGTGATGAACAATGGCATGTCGATCATGGGAATCGGCATCGACTATCAGCAGGTCATCAAGGGACTCGTCCTACTCGCCGCCGTGTTTATCGACGTGTACAACAAGAACAAGATTGCTTAATTTTCGCTGCTACGGGTCTGATT from the Paraburkholderia sp. D15 genome contains:
- the mmsB gene encoding multiple monosaccharide ABC transporter permease gives rise to the protein MRESVQTPVASTSSDVQASHADIRRSVKRGLREYGLVVSLVIIMGFFQLSTNGTLMQPLNLTNLILQNSYIVIMALGMLMVIVAGQIYLSVGSISGFIGALAALLMVQGNVNPVLGTLACVVAGAVIGAAQGYFVAFWRMPSFIVTLAGMLVFRGLTITLLQGQSIGPFPDVFAIVSSGFIPDFFHGQEIRITSLLLGLLVGLAFFYIEFRQRNQSAKHGVGNRSFSMFIVRNVVLTAFIVGFSYMLASYRGMPTVLIIMAALISAYTFLMNRTTIGRRIYAVGGNVKAAKLSGVNTERVTFYAFVNMGVLAALAGLIFAARLNSATPKAGAGFELDVIAACFIGGASASGGVGKVMGAVIGAFIMGVMNNGMSIMGIGIDYQQVIKGLVLLAAVFIDVYNKNKIA